Proteins from a genomic interval of Zingiber officinale cultivar Zhangliang chromosome 2A, Zo_v1.1, whole genome shotgun sequence:
- the LOC122043726 gene encoding myosin-1-like — protein MEKKCVLFVETGGSPKREVAGRKEKVLRSSCLFPRGKHRALINSKRNVIKPPFQVPPPPPPPPPSSRSLEKSGTSSAKSAPSEAELTDAFQAAGQEMLRQLDDSFPIVRKPRTPRSKARSEIQLPASFEHRSQPRPTAIFLLGRFRVGPWAEPTRPVLVYDYIRKLNQAGRNHNRPGSIFTFLAATEQILCLPFNSTEKLNKKCFNSKQYIV, from the exons ATGGAAAAAAAATGTGTGCTCTTCGTTGAAACAGGAGGAAGCCCAAAAAGAGAAGTCGCTGGAAGGAAAGAGAAGGTACTCCGTTCAAGTTGTCTTTTCCCTCGTGGTAAACACAGAGCATTAATAAATTCGAAACGGAATGTTATCAAGCCCCCATTCCaggtgccgccgccgccgccgccgccgccgccttcgTCGCGGTCACTGGAG AAATCGGGCACATCGTCTGCGAAATCTGCGCCATCGGAGGCGGAGTTGACGGATGCCTTCCAGGCGGCGGGGCAAGAGATGCTGCGACAACTCGACGATTCATTCCCCATCGTCCGCAAGCCTCGTACACCGAGATCGAAGGCGAGATCCGAGATCCAGCTCCCGGCGTCGTTCGAGCACCGCTCTCAGCCGCGTCCCACGGCGATCTTTCTTCTTGGCCGGTTCCGCGTCGGCCCATGGGCCGAGCCGACCCGGCCAGTACTTGTTTACGATTATATCAGAAAACTGAATCAGGCCGGACGGAATCACAACCGGCCCGGCTCGATTTTCACTTTTCTCGCTGCCACAGAACAGATCCTGTGTCTCCCTTTTAATTCgacagaaaaattaaacaaaaaatgcTTTAATTCAAAGCAATATATCGTCTGA